The following coding sequences lie in one Anaerolineae bacterium genomic window:
- a CDS encoding response regulator — translation MNIKEEEFLKRLLATFKLEAEEHLHAISTGLIELEKSTDSEKTAGLIETIFREAHSLKGAARSVNIRDIETICQALEDAFAALKRKEISLTQDSYDLLHKAVDNIKQLVSVPDSKQSSSTQLSIRELIQQLLNSTKGVRQPGQAKEPARKQPVKEVRAARDETIPASLLQDEVVTVRIPKTKLEPLFLQAEEMIQAKIATAQRAAELQALSDSLEWWKTESRKWKTRHSTNRERHYNEWMEWNEQQLDEIEQKMLSITRAAEGDQRIVGRMVDDHLEAMKTILMLPVASLVEVFPLLVRDLASDQNKQVELILHGTELEVDKRVLEELKDPLIHLLKNCVDHGIEKPHERTLINKPVRGIINLTFSVTESRRLEVVISDDGLGIDLDKVCAAAIKAELVSDDAASKLGAQEKLSLIFQSGVTTSSIITDISGRGLGMAIVQEKIEKLDGTITVESQPNIGTTFRLILPLTLSTFRGILVEAGDQFFVLPTINVERTVRVNKEEIKTVENRETIMIDGQIVLLVSLCKALGVPVLNNGSSPNTSGTLTAANVLRVVVLAYVDRRIAFQVDEIIGEQQILVKKLGRQLRRVRNIAGAAVLGSGKVVPVINVSDLMKSAIRTEMAAITASGEEKKSEKTYRMLVAEDSITSRNLIKNILESAGYEVVTSVDGADAFTKALTGEFDLIVSDVDMPRMNGFELTTKIRKNKRLGELPVVLVTALESRKDREYGIEVGANAYIIKSSFDQSNLLEVIQRLI, via the coding sequence ATGAACATCAAAGAAGAAGAATTTTTAAAACGACTTCTGGCTACCTTTAAGCTTGAGGCTGAAGAGCATTTACATGCGATCTCTACAGGTCTCATCGAACTGGAGAAATCCACTGACTCTGAAAAAACAGCAGGATTAATCGAGACAATATTCCGCGAGGCACACAGTTTAAAGGGCGCTGCACGTTCCGTGAATATAAGAGACATTGAAACTATATGTCAGGCGCTGGAGGATGCGTTCGCCGCGTTAAAACGAAAAGAGATTTCTTTGACGCAGGATAGTTATGATCTGTTACATAAAGCGGTGGATAACATCAAACAATTAGTTTCAGTCCCGGATTCAAAACAATCATCATCCACTCAATTGTCTATCAGGGAGCTTATTCAGCAATTGCTGAATAGCACAAAAGGAGTACGACAACCCGGACAGGCAAAAGAGCCGGCAAGAAAACAACCGGTAAAAGAAGTGCGAGCGGCGCGCGATGAAACAATACCTGCATCTTTACTTCAAGATGAAGTTGTTACAGTGAGAATACCCAAAACCAAGTTGGAACCGCTATTCCTTCAAGCCGAAGAAATGATTCAAGCGAAAATCGCAACAGCTCAACGAGCTGCGGAATTGCAGGCTCTGAGCGACTCGCTTGAATGGTGGAAAACAGAATCACGTAAATGGAAAACCCGGCACTCAACTAACCGCGAACGTCATTACAACGAGTGGATGGAGTGGAACGAACAGCAGTTAGACGAGATAGAACAAAAGATGCTTTCCATTACGCGTGCTGCTGAAGGCGATCAGCGCATAGTTGGGCGGATGGTGGACGATCACCTGGAGGCAATGAAAACAATTTTAATGCTTCCGGTTGCTTCCCTGGTGGAAGTATTCCCCCTGCTTGTGCGCGATCTTGCGAGCGATCAGAATAAACAGGTAGAATTGATTCTCCATGGAACGGAACTTGAAGTTGACAAACGGGTATTAGAAGAATTGAAAGATCCTCTCATTCATCTGTTAAAAAATTGTGTGGATCATGGCATCGAAAAACCGCATGAACGCACGCTTATAAACAAGCCGGTTCGCGGAATAATCAATCTTACATTCAGCGTAACGGAAAGTCGCCGGTTGGAAGTCGTTATCTCCGACGACGGTCTGGGTATCGACCTGGATAAAGTTTGTGCCGCCGCAATCAAAGCGGAACTTGTTTCAGACGATGCAGCATCAAAACTTGGCGCACAGGAAAAATTATCGTTAATATTTCAGTCGGGCGTAACAACAAGTTCCATAATCACAGATATATCCGGTCGTGGTCTGGGTATGGCAATAGTGCAGGAGAAGATCGAAAAGCTCGACGGCACTATAACTGTTGAAAGCCAACCCAATATTGGTACAACATTCCGCCTTATTCTACCACTTACACTTTCGACGTTCAGAGGAATTTTGGTAGAAGCAGGCGATCAATTTTTCGTTTTGCCGACCATCAATGTCGAACGTACTGTCAGAGTAAATAAGGAGGAAATAAAGACGGTAGAAAACCGGGAAACAATAATGATCGATGGACAAATCGTTCTTTTAGTAAGTTTATGCAAGGCGCTTGGAGTGCCTGTTCTTAACAATGGCTCTTCACCGAATACATCGGGAACTCTGACGGCTGCGAATGTACTTCGGGTTGTTGTTCTTGCCTATGTCGATAGACGTATTGCTTTTCAGGTAGATGAGATTATCGGTGAGCAGCAGATTCTTGTAAAAAAGCTGGGAAGACAACTGAGACGGGTCCGCAACATTGCCGGCGCTGCTGTACTGGGCTCCGGAAAAGTGGTTCCTGTTATAAATGTTTCTGATTTAATGAAATCAGCAATACGAACGGAAATGGCTGCTATTACTGCAAGTGGTGAAGAAAAGAAATCTGAAAAAACATACAGAATGTTAGTAGCGGAAGATTCGATAACATCGCGTAACCTGATAAAGAACATTCTTGAATCTGCCGGCTATGAAGTAGTAACATCCGTTGACGGCGCAGATGCTTTCACGAAAGCCCTTACTGGAGAATTTGATTTGATTGTATCTGATGTAGATATGCCGAGGATGAACGGTTTTGAGCTTACTACAAAAATTCGTAAGAACAAAAGGCTTGGAGAATTGCCGGTTGTGCTGGTCACAGCTCTTGAATCACGCAAAGATCGTGAGTATGGTATTGAAGTCGGCGCAAACGCTTATATTATAAAAAGCAGTTTCGACCAGAGTAATTTATTAGAAGTGATTCAAAGACTTATATGA
- a CDS encoding four helix bundle protein, whose product MSIKSYRDLEVWQKAMELVVQCYQITKGFPVNEVYGLASQLQRAAVSVPANIAEGRSRQHNKEFIQHISIAYGSLAELETHIEIAKRLRYIAADTAVELIDKTSTIGRMLNGLRRSLGKNEMGRGTT is encoded by the coding sequence ATGAGTATAAAAAGTTACAGGGATTTGGAGGTATGGCAAAAGGCTATGGAGTTAGTAGTGCAATGCTATCAAATTACGAAGGGTTTTCCCGTGAATGAGGTATACGGACTTGCCAGTCAGTTACAGCGTGCGGCAGTATCTGTTCCGGCAAATATCGCTGAAGGCAGGTCGCGGCAGCATAATAAAGAATTTATCCAGCATATATCCATTGCCTATGGCTCACTTGCGGAACTTGAGACCCATATCGAGATAGCTAAACGCTTAAGATACATTGCCGCAGATACAGCGGTGGAATTGATTGATAAAACTTCGACAATCGGACGAATGCTTAATGGCTTGCGAAGATCCTTAGGAAAAAACGAGATGGGAAGAGGCACAACATGA